A genomic stretch from Setaria italica strain Yugu1 chromosome VII, Setaria_italica_v2.0, whole genome shotgun sequence includes:
- the LOC101752917 gene encoding uncharacterized protein LOC101752917 — protein MKDLVSCFSEHAVRISDVACSGAANAAAGAPEAAGGGGGGGGGGRAVAVSAVTTVYRSRLSASGKELLLEVTWSRAPDGPALSVAVHEAAAASRHRGAGNAAPRHLHKKKGSGTFTAGSCVVGVFWDYAAARYAAGGAGPEPASGFYVAVVADAEFVLLLGDLSRGYVERLHGGIPIAGSRMARRRERFVGCGCWSTKARFLEAGAEHEIGVVLLDGDAEACVTVDGRKVVQLRRLRWNFRGSHTIFLDGGAPVDMTWDLHGWLFHAGAGPPHASSSSSCAVFTFQVRGASETRLWTEDDDADAGEEQEKPPAPSSGRRQKPGGVGASGQGFCLLIQGFRGFSKST, from the coding sequence ATGAAGGACCTGGTGTCGTGCTTCAGCGAGCACGCCGTCCGGATCTCCGACGtcgcctgctccggcgccgccaatgcggcggcgggcgccccgGAGGCcgccgggggaggaggaggaggaggaggaggaggcagggcgGTGGCGGTCAGCGCGGTCACCACCGTGTACCGGTCCCGGCTCTCGGCGTCGGGGAAGGAGCTGCTCCTCGAGGTCACGTGGTCGCGGGCGCCCGACGGGCCCGCGCTCTCCGTCGCCGTccacgaggccgccgccgcctcgcgccaccgcggcgccgGCAACGCGGCGCCGCGGCATCTGCACAAGAAGAAGGGGAGCGGGACGTTCACGGCGGGCAGCTGCGTGGTCGGCGTCTTCTGGGACTACGCCGCGGCGCGGtacgccgccggcggggccgggCCCGAGCCGGCCTCCGGGTTCTACGTCGCCGTCGTGGCGGACGCCGAGTTCGTGCTCCTGCTGGGGGACCTGAGCCGCGGGTACGTCGAGCGGCTGCACGGCGGGATACCGATTGCCGGGTCCCggatggcgcggcggcgggagcggttcGTCGGGTGCGGCTGCTGGTCCACGAAAGCCCGGTTCTTGGAGGCCGGCGCGGAGCACGAGATCGGCGTCGTGCTGCTGGACGGCGACGCCGAGGCGTGCGTCACCGTGGACGGACGCAAGGTGGTGCAGCTCCGCCGGCTGCGGTGGAACTTCCGCGGCAGCCACACCATcttcctcgacggcggcgcgccggtggACATGACGTGGGACCTGCACGGCTGGCTGTtccacgccggcgccgggccgccccacgcgtcctcctcctcctcctgcgccgTGTTCACGTTCCAGGTGCGCGGCGCGTCGGAGACGAGGCTGTGGACGGAGGACGACGAtgccgacgccggcgaggagcaGGAGAAGCCGCCGGCACCGTCGAGCGGTCGGCGACAGAAGCCCGGAGGCGTAGGAGCATCGGGGCAGGGGTTCTGCCTGCTGATCCAAGGCTTCAGAGGCTTTTCCAAGAGCACTTAA